A region of the Actinomycetota bacterium genome:
TTTAGCCTTACTTATGAGGGAGAGCTTGGCTACATACAAGACCAAAATGGCGGTAGTTGCACCAATTAAACCCTGCAAAATTCCCTCTAATAGGAAGGGCCAGCGGATAAACCAATTAGATGCTCCCACCAATTTCATTATGGCAATCTCTTTACGCCTGGCGAATATGGCTAGACGTATTGTGTTGGCGATTAAAACCAAGGATGCAAAGCAAAGTACGGCTATAATGATACCTCCTACCACACGGATAATCCAAGTAACTTTAAAAAACTTGGGGATCACCTTCTGCCCGTATTTTATATCCCTCTCCAAATCATCGATGAGGTTGTGGATGCCCGATCGTCGTTTTATTTTTCTCACCGTTGAAGCGACCAAACGGGGATTCTCCAGCCTTATCTCAAGGGAAGCGGGGAGGGGATTTCCAGAGACCGCTTCCAACAGCTCGGGTTGATCTTTGAGATCCTTCTTCAATCGCTCCCAAGCTTTCTCCTTGGAAATATAATAAACCTTTGACACCTCGGACCATGAAAGAATTTCATTTTGAAGGTTTTTAACCTCACTAGTGGGAGCCGAATCCCTCAAAAATACTTGAATCTCCACCTTAGATTCCAAACCCCTAATTATATTCCCCACGATTAGCGCCAATATCACCACAGCTCCCACTAGGATGAGACAGACCGCCACGGTACTCGCCGCAGCGATACTCATCACCCAATTCCTCTTGAAACTGGTTAGAGCTTCTCTGATGAAGTAGAAAATTCTAATCCTCATATCCATAAACTCCCCGGAGTTGGTCTCGAATCACTCTGCCCTCTTCTAGAGCAATGACCCGCTTCCTGAAATTGTTAACTATTTCCCGATCATGAGTTGCCATTAGCACAGTGGTCCCCGTGCGATTGATTCGGCTTAAAAGCGACACTATATCCATGGATGTTGCCGGATCTAAGTTCCCAGTGGGCTCATCGGCAAGGAGAAGGGGTGGGCGATTGACGAAAGCTCGGGCAATTGATACCCTTTGTTGCTCCCCGCCGGAAAGCTCATCAGGATAATTA
Encoded here:
- the ftsX gene encoding permease-like cell division protein FtsX, with the protein product MRIRIFYFIREALTSFKRNWVMSIAAASTVAVCLILVGAVVILALIVGNIIRGLESKVEIQVFLRDSAPTSEVKNLQNEILSWSEVSKVYYISKEKAWERLKKDLKDQPELLEAVSGNPLPASLEIRLENPRLVASTVRKIKRRSGIHNLIDDLERDIKYGQKVIPKFFKVTWIIRVVGGIIIAVLCFASLVLIANTIRLAIFARRKEIAIMKLVGASNWFIRWPFLLEGILQGLIGATTAILVLYVAKLSLISKAKEALPFLPISFGEAIFWKLMLTLTLAGIFMGVAGSAIALRKFLRV